The Amblyomma americanum isolate KBUSLIRL-KWMA chromosome 3, ASM5285725v1, whole genome shotgun sequence genome window below encodes:
- the LOC144123018 gene encoding chymotrypsin-elastase inhibitor ixodidin-like → MQAWFLFSVAMVVALVAVFAEGQGGFPERHCGPNEVYLQCGTACPRVCGRAPPRFCTYQCVSGCFCRRGFIRASYGNCILESQCHYRG, encoded by the exons ATGCAAGCCTGGTTCCTATTCAGCGTCGCGATGGTGGTCGCTCTAGTCGCTGTGTTCGCCGAAGGCCAAG GCGGATTTCCAGAAAGGCATTGCGGGCCTAACGAGGTGTACCTTCAGTGCGGCACTGCCTGTCCGCGCGTCTGCGGTCGGGCCCCGCCCCGGTTCTGCACCTATCAGTGCGTGAGCGGGTGCTTCTGCAGACGCGGATTCATCAGGGCATCATACGGCAACTGTATTCTTGAAAGCCAGTGCCATTACAGGGGataa